One window from the genome of Corynebacterium sp. SCR221107 encodes:
- the menD gene encoding 2-succinyl-5-enolpyruvyl-6-hydroxy-3-cyclohexene-1-carboxylic-acid synthase, whose translation MISSPELAQLVAAELARHLTDVVICPGSRNSPLSLALLARSDIRVHTRIDERSASFLALGMARATRRHVGVVTTSGTAVANCLPAMVEASHSHVPLAMISADRPERLLGTGANQTITQRGIFGDVADTVQITQERVQGEELHQLRSVFDEAFQRGQVHINVALDTPLVDGLPAVVGDAENKLLKAGPARLERVDHGEIEVDLSKNTIVIAGDEAWETEELAEVPTIAEPTAPAPFRPIHPLAAGVFSKQQVSAEGYVVDTKPAQVVVVGHPTLHRGVLALIEDPEVELLVLTRNEVVTDPARRAAAVGSRVKVSGAPSAQWVKLCEAASELAAESVREVLDNEEFGFTGLHAMAAVGDTLATGDTLFLGSSNPVRDASLVGLPFDGVDTFAARGTAGIDGTTSQAIGVALAVQAAHPDEIRAPRSVAVVGDVTFLHDVGGLLIGPDSARPENLTIVVANDDGGGIFETLEIGGEDYRPSFERAFGTPHGVDIESLCAAYEVDYLGVDSLQGLIEALIDTTDIGGFHVIEARTTRTTRRAMHEALAAKVAMQ comes from the coding sequence ATGATTTCTTCGCCCGAGCTAGCCCAATTGGTCGCCGCCGAACTCGCACGTCACCTGACAGATGTGGTCATCTGCCCGGGCTCGCGGAACTCACCGCTGTCCTTGGCGTTGCTCGCACGCAGCGACATCCGCGTGCACACCCGCATCGACGAGCGCTCCGCGTCCTTTCTGGCATTGGGAATGGCCCGTGCCACCAGGCGCCATGTCGGCGTGGTCACCACCTCCGGTACCGCCGTAGCCAACTGTCTGCCTGCCATGGTGGAGGCCTCCCATTCCCACGTTCCATTGGCGATGATATCTGCTGATCGGCCTGAAAGGCTGCTGGGGACAGGCGCAAACCAAACCATCACCCAGCGTGGCATCTTCGGCGACGTCGCCGACACCGTCCAGATCACGCAGGAACGCGTGCAGGGCGAAGAATTGCACCAGCTTCGGTCGGTCTTCGATGAGGCCTTCCAGCGCGGCCAAGTTCATATCAACGTGGCCTTGGATACCCCGCTCGTGGACGGCCTGCCCGCTGTGGTGGGGGACGCCGAGAATAAGCTGCTCAAGGCGGGCCCTGCGCGCCTTGAGCGCGTCGACCACGGTGAGATCGAGGTGGACCTTAGCAAGAACACCATTGTCATCGCAGGCGATGAGGCCTGGGAGACCGAGGAGCTCGCCGAGGTTCCCACCATCGCTGAGCCAACCGCGCCTGCGCCATTTCGCCCCATCCACCCGTTGGCGGCGGGAGTATTTTCCAAGCAGCAGGTCTCAGCAGAGGGATATGTCGTAGACACCAAACCCGCTCAGGTGGTGGTGGTCGGGCACCCTACTTTGCATCGTGGGGTCCTGGCCTTGATCGAAGACCCGGAGGTGGAGCTCCTCGTGCTCACTCGGAATGAGGTGGTCACGGATCCCGCGCGCCGGGCTGCGGCGGTAGGCTCGCGCGTGAAGGTATCCGGTGCGCCCAGCGCGCAATGGGTAAAGCTCTGCGAGGCTGCAAGCGAGCTGGCAGCGGAGTCCGTGCGAGAGGTGCTCGACAATGAGGAGTTTGGATTTACAGGGCTCCACGCCATGGCAGCGGTCGGAGACACCCTCGCCACGGGAGATACCCTTTTCCTTGGCTCTTCGAATCCGGTCCGCGATGCGAGCCTGGTGGGGCTCCCCTTTGATGGTGTCGATACCTTCGCCGCCCGAGGAACGGCGGGGATCGACGGCACGACCTCTCAGGCGATCGGCGTGGCGCTGGCCGTCCAGGCGGCGCATCCAGACGAGATTCGAGCTCCACGCAGCGTGGCCGTGGTAGGCGATGTAACCTTCCTGCATGACGTAGGCGGATTGCTGATCGGCCCGGATTCAGCCCGCCCGGAAAACCTCACTATCGTGGTTGCTAACGACGATGGTGGGGGAATCTTCGAGACTTTGGAGATTGGTGGGGAGGATTATCGCCCCAGCTTCGAGCGAGCTTTCGGGACCCCGCACGGGGTGGACATCGAGTCGCTGTGTGCAGCCTATGAGGTCGACTACCTGGGGGTTGATTCACTGCAGGGGTTGATAGAGGCGCTCATTGATACCACCGACATCGGTGGCTTCCATGTGATCGAGGCGCGCACCACCCGGACAACTCGCCGAGCCATGCATGAGGCTCTCGCTGCGAAGGTGGCCATGCAATGA
- a CDS encoding DUF3592 domain-containing protein, which produces MNAHHAQIPNYRPEGIRRRAHQLALFLYACALVGCVGMVIGAGLNDRTIESDPGRALAKVTDVSRWRTTVEYQDEEGIYHSPATGLLYPTGLGEGQRVWVTYAKSDPDLVKVEGRKWTLSFLPATSTAAVVTIVFGLIWWIINLVTRRFIARKEKLRHVDMHPEIRIKLQ; this is translated from the coding sequence ATGAACGCTCACCATGCTCAGATTCCTAACTATCGCCCGGAGGGGATTCGACGCCGTGCGCATCAGCTGGCATTGTTCCTGTACGCGTGTGCGCTGGTGGGGTGCGTGGGCATGGTGATTGGTGCCGGCCTCAACGACCGTACGATCGAGTCTGATCCCGGGCGGGCGCTGGCGAAGGTGACTGACGTGTCGCGGTGGCGCACCACCGTGGAGTATCAAGACGAGGAGGGGATCTATCATTCCCCGGCCACCGGGCTGTTGTACCCGACGGGCTTGGGTGAGGGGCAACGGGTCTGGGTGACCTATGCCAAGTCTGACCCGGACCTGGTCAAGGTGGAGGGGCGGAAGTGGACGCTGTCTTTCCTACCCGCGACCTCCACTGCGGCTGTGGTGACCATTGTTTTCGGCCTGATCTGGTGGATTATCAATCTGGTAACCCGGCGCTTCATTGCGCGCAAGGAAAAGCTCCGTCACGTGGATATGCACCCGGAGATCCGTATCAAGCTGCAATAG
- a CDS encoding glycosyltransferase family 4 protein yields the protein MRVAIVAEAFLPNVNGVTNSVLRVLEHLERRGHEAIVIAPGARDHEEEITHYAGARIVRVATVMVPLVNSLPVGVPSATVLHTLAEFKPDVVHLASPFVLGAAGAFAARHLRIPAVAVYQTDVAGFSQRYHLAALAAASWDWTRTIHNMAQRTLAPSSPTIDALKIHGINNIYRWGRGVDSVRFHPAKRSQQLRGKWGQGKKIVGFVGRLASEKGVQRLAGLDVRSDIQLVIIGDGPERENLERLMPNALFLGSLSGEHLAKAYASLDVLVHTGEFETFCQVIQEAQASGVPTIAPRAGGPIDLITPGVNGELLEVATFERDLPGAVDRVLARGGQAREAARRGVRTRTWEALCDQLLDHYSAVISSTQEVPLTIIGQRPALPRWAQKALGARI from the coding sequence ATGCGTGTAGCAATCGTCGCGGAAGCCTTTCTTCCTAACGTCAATGGCGTGACAAACTCCGTGCTCAGGGTGCTCGAACACCTTGAGCGCAGGGGGCACGAGGCTATCGTGATAGCCCCAGGTGCCCGTGACCATGAAGAAGAGATCACCCACTACGCGGGTGCCCGAATCGTGCGCGTGGCCACGGTGATGGTGCCCCTGGTGAACTCGCTTCCGGTCGGGGTTCCCTCGGCGACCGTGTTGCACACCTTGGCGGAATTTAAGCCGGACGTGGTGCATCTTGCCTCGCCTTTCGTACTCGGGGCCGCAGGCGCGTTCGCGGCGCGCCACCTGCGTATCCCGGCGGTCGCTGTGTATCAAACCGACGTCGCTGGATTCTCGCAGCGCTATCACCTGGCGGCACTGGCTGCCGCGAGCTGGGATTGGACCCGTACGATCCACAATATGGCGCAGCGCACGCTCGCGCCGAGCTCGCCTACGATCGATGCCCTCAAGATCCACGGCATCAACAACATCTACCGCTGGGGCAGGGGCGTGGACTCCGTGCGCTTCCACCCGGCGAAACGCTCCCAGCAGCTGCGGGGCAAGTGGGGCCAGGGTAAGAAAATCGTGGGCTTTGTTGGCCGTCTGGCCAGCGAAAAGGGGGTGCAGCGCCTAGCCGGCTTGGATGTCCGAAGCGATATCCAGCTCGTCATCATCGGCGACGGGCCCGAGCGAGAAAACCTTGAGCGGCTCATGCCGAATGCCTTGTTCCTAGGCTCCCTCAGCGGCGAGCATTTGGCGAAAGCCTATGCCAGCCTCGACGTGTTGGTTCACACCGGCGAGTTTGAGACCTTCTGCCAGGTCATCCAGGAGGCGCAGGCCTCTGGTGTGCCTACGATTGCCCCGCGGGCGGGTGGTCCCATCGATCTCATTACTCCAGGTGTCAATGGTGAGCTGCTCGAGGTGGCCACCTTTGAGCGGGACCTGCCCGGTGCGGTGGACCGGGTCCTCGCCCGTGGGGGTCAGGCCAGGGAGGCCGCGCGACGCGGGGTGCGCACCCGCACGTGGGAGGCGCTATGTGATCAGCTCCTCGACCACTACTCGGCGGTCATTAGCTCGACCCAGGAGGTTCCGCTGACGATAATCGGGCAGCGCCCGGCGCTGCCCAGGTGGGCGCAAAAAGCGCTGGGTGCGCGAATATAA
- a CDS encoding demethylmenaquinone methyltransferase, translated as MAKASLDKKPFEVARMFDAVGAKYDITNTVLTGGLDRLWRKHTREVLGIGPGDRVLDLAAGTAVSTVELGKSGAWCVACDFSQGMLAAGKDRDVPKVVGDGMHLPFADNSFDAVTISYGLRNIHDYRAGLKELARVTKPGGRLVVAEFSTPTVPVVKTIYKEGVLRALPAIARTVASDPESYEYLADSIRAWPKQEDLAKAINESGWQGCGWVNLTFGVVALHVATKPAN; from the coding sequence GTGGCTAAGGCATCACTAGATAAGAAACCCTTCGAAGTTGCTCGCATGTTTGACGCGGTGGGTGCGAAGTATGACATCACCAACACCGTGCTCACAGGCGGCCTCGACCGCCTGTGGCGCAAGCACACCCGCGAGGTCTTAGGCATCGGCCCCGGCGACCGCGTCCTCGACCTTGCCGCGGGAACCGCCGTCTCCACCGTCGAACTAGGAAAATCCGGCGCGTGGTGCGTGGCCTGTGATTTCTCTCAGGGCATGCTCGCCGCGGGTAAGGATCGGGATGTGCCCAAGGTCGTGGGCGATGGCATGCACCTGCCCTTTGCCGACAATAGCTTCGACGCGGTCACCATTTCCTATGGTCTGCGCAATATCCATGATTACCGCGCGGGGCTGAAAGAACTAGCGAGGGTGACCAAACCTGGCGGGCGCCTCGTGGTGGCTGAGTTCTCCACGCCAACCGTGCCGGTTGTCAAGACCATCTACAAGGAAGGCGTGCTGCGCGCCCTCCCGGCGATCGCCCGTACCGTGGCCAGTGATCCGGAGTCCTACGAGTACCTCGCCGATTCCATCAGGGCTTGGCCCAAGCAGGAAGACCTGGCCAAGGCAATCAATGAGTCCGGCTGGCAAGGCTGCGGCTGGGTCAATCTGACCTTCGGCGTGGTTGCCCTCCATGTGGCAACTAAGCCCGCCAACTAA
- a CDS encoding geranylgeranyl reductase family protein, whose amino-acid sequence MTVDASEFCDVLVVGAGPAGSAAAWHCARRGLETIVVDPQPFPRDKTCGDGLTPRAVHQLVELGLADEITAHYRSLGLKLHGYGGSVEVAWPASAYGTTSSAMPRMEFDDLLIRTAAAREEVTFYPGVGAAKPHFAANGSISAVTLSDGRSIKAGTVIVADGVRSPFGKLLGRTWHKGEVYGIAARSYCTTDRGDEPWIHSHLELRDEQGVIQPGYGWIFPLGDGQANVGCGALSTDARPAKINTKKLLHHYAAANRGEWNFGQPRKVASALLPMGGAVSTVAGPNWMLIGDAAACVNPLNGEGIDYGLETAKLAAETVDPHRDLTLLWPHLLRSHYGDAFLLARTAARLLTYPAFLPAVGPIGLRKPFSTVLMPAAVRLMGNLITEQDRDLVARAFRAGGRVLHRFNPDAPLWS is encoded by the coding sequence GTGACTGTTGACGCAAGCGAATTCTGTGATGTCCTCGTCGTGGGCGCAGGCCCTGCCGGCTCCGCTGCCGCCTGGCACTGCGCCCGCCGCGGGCTAGAAACGATCGTGGTGGACCCGCAGCCCTTCCCGCGCGACAAGACTTGCGGCGATGGGCTCACCCCGCGCGCGGTACATCAACTAGTCGAGCTTGGCCTCGCCGATGAGATCACCGCCCACTATCGCTCGCTCGGGCTCAAGCTGCATGGCTACGGCGGCAGCGTAGAAGTTGCCTGGCCGGCCTCCGCGTACGGCACCACCAGCTCAGCGATGCCGCGGATGGAGTTCGATGATCTGCTCATCAGGACCGCCGCAGCCCGCGAGGAGGTCACCTTTTACCCCGGGGTGGGCGCAGCTAAACCCCACTTCGCCGCCAACGGGTCTATCTCCGCCGTAACGCTTTCCGACGGTCGCAGCATCAAAGCGGGTACGGTCATCGTCGCCGACGGCGTCCGCTCCCCCTTCGGCAAGCTGCTGGGGCGCACCTGGCACAAGGGCGAGGTCTACGGCATCGCGGCTCGCTCCTATTGCACCACCGATCGCGGCGATGAGCCGTGGATCCACTCCCACCTGGAACTGCGCGACGAGCAGGGCGTCATCCAGCCCGGTTATGGGTGGATCTTCCCCTTGGGCGACGGCCAAGCAAACGTCGGATGCGGCGCGCTGAGCACCGATGCCCGCCCGGCAAAGATCAATACAAAGAAGCTGTTGCACCACTATGCCGCGGCCAATCGCGGCGAGTGGAACTTCGGGCAACCGCGCAAGGTTGCCTCCGCACTGCTTCCGATGGGCGGTGCGGTCAGCACCGTGGCAGGCCCCAACTGGATGCTCATCGGCGACGCCGCCGCCTGCGTGAACCCGCTCAACGGCGAGGGCATCGACTATGGGCTCGAAACCGCGAAGCTGGCCGCCGAAACCGTCGATCCGCACCGGGACCTGACTTTGCTGTGGCCACACCTTTTGCGCAGCCACTACGGCGACGCTTTCCTGTTGGCCCGCACGGCCGCGCGCCTGCTGACCTACCCAGCGTTCCTGCCGGCGGTAGGCCCCATCGGCCTGCGCAAGCCTTTCAGCACGGTGCTCATGCCGGCGGCCGTGCGGCTCATGGGCAACCTCATCACCGAACAGGATCGTGATCTCGTCGCCCGCGCCTTCCGCGCCGGCGGCAGGGTGCTGCATCGGTTTAATCCCGACGCCCCGTTGTGGAGCTAG
- a CDS encoding polyprenyl synthetase family protein — MSDGAQVPQAGHGDAAVGARVDLGDAALNAAITDGLVKVESLLRAELNKGEDFVTDKVMHLAAAGGKRFRPMFALLASNYGDKPLSDDVIKAAVVVEMTHLATLYHDDVMDEAERRRGVPSANARWNNSVAILAGDILLAHASRLMGELGAPTVLHFADTFGVLVTGQMRETIGAGAADPIEHYMKVIAEKTGILIASAGYLGGIHSGAKPEHIKALEAYGSAIGMVFQIVDDFIDIFSDPKESGKTPGTDLREGVFTLPVLYALAEQTPVGDKLRAMLTGPVTDEEEVAEVLALLHQSTGRERALADVSFHLAEAERALESLPDNSTTNALRTLAQFAAKRVG, encoded by the coding sequence ATGAGCGACGGTGCACAGGTGCCCCAGGCAGGTCACGGGGATGCGGCTGTTGGGGCGCGGGTGGATCTAGGCGATGCTGCCCTCAACGCAGCTATCACCGATGGCCTTGTCAAGGTCGAATCACTGCTGCGCGCTGAGCTAAATAAGGGCGAAGACTTTGTCACCGACAAGGTCATGCACCTCGCCGCCGCCGGCGGTAAGCGTTTCCGTCCGATGTTTGCGCTGCTAGCCTCCAACTACGGTGACAAGCCGCTGTCCGACGACGTCATCAAGGCGGCCGTCGTGGTGGAGATGACCCACCTGGCTACCTTGTATCACGATGACGTCATGGACGAGGCTGAGCGGCGCCGCGGCGTGCCCAGCGCCAACGCGCGCTGGAACAACTCCGTGGCCATCCTGGCCGGCGATATCCTTCTGGCTCATGCGTCTCGCCTCATGGGTGAGCTCGGCGCCCCGACGGTTTTGCACTTCGCCGACACCTTCGGCGTGCTGGTCACCGGCCAGATGCGCGAGACCATCGGCGCCGGTGCGGCCGATCCGATTGAGCACTATATGAAGGTCATCGCCGAGAAGACCGGCATCTTGATTGCCTCGGCAGGCTATCTCGGTGGCATCCATTCGGGCGCGAAGCCAGAGCACATCAAGGCACTCGAGGCCTACGGTTCCGCCATCGGCATGGTTTTCCAGATCGTCGATGACTTCATCGACATCTTCTCCGACCCCAAGGAATCCGGTAAGACCCCGGGCACCGACCTGCGTGAGGGCGTGTTTACCCTGCCCGTACTCTATGCGCTGGCGGAGCAAACCCCGGTGGGGGATAAGCTGCGCGCGATGCTGACTGGTCCTGTCACCGACGAGGAGGAGGTCGCCGAGGTCCTTGCGCTCCTGCACCAGTCCACTGGGCGTGAGCGTGCCCTTGCCGACGTTTCCTTCCACCTTGCTGAGGCCGAGCGCGCCTTGGAGTCCTTGCCGGATAATTCCACCACCAACGCCTTGCGCACCTTGGCGCAGTTTGCCGCCAAACGTGTGGGATAG
- the secE gene encoding preprotein translocase subunit SecE: protein MTEEQPEKVGAARPTGKRQLAGVSTATTASIEAKNAATSDDDAKAEGNKVAKFLPEVVSEMKKVIWPTTRQMVNYTLITFGFLIFMTALVAGVDFLAGLGVEKILNP from the coding sequence GTGACCGAAGAACAGCCAGAGAAGGTGGGCGCTGCACGCCCCACCGGCAAGCGTCAGTTGGCAGGCGTGTCCACCGCTACCACCGCCAGCATTGAGGCGAAGAATGCCGCCACCTCCGATGATGATGCCAAGGCGGAGGGCAACAAGGTTGCCAAGTTCCTGCCTGAGGTTGTCTCCGAGATGAAGAAGGTCATCTGGCCAACCACGCGTCAGATGGTCAACTACACCCTCATCACCTTTGGCTTCCTCATCTTCATGACCGCCTTGGTGGCGGGCGTGGACTTCCTCGCAGGCCTCGGAGTTGAGAAGATCCTCAATCCCTAG
- the nusG gene encoding transcription termination/antitermination protein NusG, whose translation MSDASFADAFDEENEGGSFAAAFDEAVEATNSVDEDAEATQPAAEPAPETDAQAAAAALGDAEAEPDAEYKARLRAYTRELKKLPGQWYIIQCYSGYENKVKTNLDMRAQTLEVEDSIYDVVVPIEQVQEIRDGKRKLVKRKLLPGYVLVRMDINDRAWSVVRDTPGVTSFVGNEGNATPVKHRDVAKFLMPQEVVTGDAEAAATNAEGEKVVAMPTDSAKPTVAVDYEVGEAVTILSGALAGVSATINEIDAENSKIQALVSIFGRETPVELTFDQIEKIS comes from the coding sequence ATGAGTGACGCATCCTTCGCCGATGCTTTCGATGAGGAAAACGAGGGCGGCTCTTTCGCAGCAGCCTTCGACGAGGCCGTAGAGGCAACGAATTCCGTGGACGAGGATGCCGAGGCCACCCAGCCTGCCGCTGAGCCTGCACCGGAAACTGACGCCCAGGCCGCAGCCGCCGCACTCGGGGATGCGGAAGCCGAGCCGGACGCAGAGTACAAGGCACGCCTGCGCGCCTACACCCGTGAGCTTAAGAAGCTACCTGGCCAGTGGTACATCATCCAGTGCTACTCCGGATATGAGAACAAGGTAAAGACCAACCTGGACATGCGCGCCCAGACCCTCGAGGTGGAGGACTCCATCTATGATGTCGTCGTGCCGATCGAACAGGTGCAGGAAATCCGTGACGGCAAGCGCAAGCTGGTCAAGCGCAAGCTTTTGCCGGGCTACGTTTTGGTGCGCATGGATATCAACGACCGCGCCTGGTCTGTGGTGCGCGATACCCCGGGTGTGACCAGCTTCGTGGGCAACGAGGGCAACGCCACCCCGGTCAAGCACCGCGACGTAGCCAAGTTCCTCATGCCGCAGGAAGTCGTCACCGGCGATGCCGAGGCCGCTGCTACCAACGCCGAGGGCGAGAAGGTCGTTGCCATGCCCACCGATTCCGCCAAGCCCACCGTGGCCGTGGACTACGAAGTTGGCGAGGCCGTCACCATCTTGTCCGGTGCACTGGCAGGCGTTTCCGCCACCATCAACGAGATCGACGCCGAGAACTCCAAGATTCAGGCGCTGGTGTCGATCTTCGGCCGCGAGACCCCGGTCGAGCTCACCTTCGACCAGATCGAGAAGATCTCCTAA
- the rplK gene encoding 50S ribosomal protein L11: MAPKKKVAGLIKLQIEAGAANPAPPVGPALGAHGVNIMEFCKAYNAATESQRGNVVPVEITVYEDRSFDFKLKTPPAAKLLLKAAGLQKGSGVPHTQKVGKVTMAQVKEIAQTKMEDLNANDIDNAARIIAGTARSMGIVVED, translated from the coding sequence ATGGCTCCAAAGAAGAAGGTTGCAGGCCTGATCAAGCTGCAGATCGAGGCAGGCGCTGCTAACCCGGCTCCGCCAGTCGGTCCGGCCCTGGGTGCCCACGGCGTCAACATCATGGAATTCTGCAAGGCTTATAACGCCGCTACGGAATCCCAGCGTGGCAACGTGGTTCCGGTTGAGATCACCGTCTACGAAGACCGCTCCTTCGACTTCAAGCTGAAGACCCCACCGGCAGCCAAGCTGCTGCTGAAGGCCGCTGGCCTGCAGAAGGGCTCCGGCGTGCCGCACACCCAGAAGGTCGGCAAGGTCACCATGGCCCAGGTCAAGGAGATCGCCCAGACCAAGATGGAAGACCTCAACGCCAACGACATCGACAACGCTGCCCGCATCATCGCCGGCACCGCCCGTTCGATGGGCATCGTGGTCGAGGACTAA
- the rplA gene encoding 50S ribosomal protein L1 has translation MSKRSKAYLAAAELVDKGRLYTPLKAAEVVKETSSKNYDATVDVAIRLGVDPRKADQLVRGTVSLPHGTGKTVRVAVFAEGEKATEAEAAGADIVGTTELIEQITAGTINFDVAIATPDQMAKVGRVARVLGPRGLMPNPKTGTVTTDVAKAISEVKGGKISFRVDKASNLHAMIGKASFDAKQLAENYGALLDEIIRIKPSSSKGIYVKKVTMASTFGPGVPVDPSVTRNYGEA, from the coding sequence ATGAGCAAGCGTTCCAAGGCATATCTCGCCGCCGCTGAGCTGGTCGACAAGGGTCGCCTCTACACCCCGCTGAAGGCCGCCGAGGTCGTCAAGGAGACCTCCTCCAAGAACTACGACGCCACCGTCGACGTCGCCATCCGCCTGGGCGTTGACCCGCGCAAGGCTGACCAGCTGGTCCGCGGCACCGTCTCCCTGCCTCACGGCACCGGTAAGACCGTCCGTGTTGCCGTCTTCGCCGAGGGCGAGAAGGCTACCGAGGCTGAGGCTGCAGGCGCTGACATCGTCGGCACCACCGAGCTGATCGAGCAGATCACCGCTGGCACCATCAACTTCGACGTTGCTATCGCAACCCCGGATCAGATGGCTAAGGTTGGCCGCGTCGCCCGCGTCCTGGGCCCGCGTGGTCTCATGCCTAACCCGAAGACCGGCACTGTGACCACCGACGTTGCTAAGGCAATCTCTGAGGTCAAGGGCGGCAAGATCTCTTTCCGCGTGGACAAGGCCTCCAACCTGCACGCCATGATCGGCAAGGCTTCCTTCGACGCCAAGCAGCTGGCTGAGAACTACGGCGCTCTCCTCGACGAGATCATCCGTATCAAGCCGTCCTCCTCCAAGGGCATCTACGTCAAGAAGGTCACCATGGCCTCCACCTTCGGCCCTGGCGTTCCGGTTGACCCCTCTGTCACCCGCAACTACGGCGAGGCTTAA
- a CDS encoding CD225/dispanin family protein, giving the protein MTYPHTPYPGDNDENNLGAGNNGPAGASGGANPYGAGGANGFGGANAFGAGSGMPNPGQKPNNYLVWTILCCVPIGAVSIYFSTRVDNYWNQGQYDQALDASNKAKLWAIIAAVVGIIFSIGYVIFSVSYVGTQY; this is encoded by the coding sequence ATGACTTACCCACATACCCCATACCCCGGCGACAACGACGAGAACAACCTCGGCGCGGGCAACAATGGACCGGCTGGCGCTAGCGGGGGAGCCAACCCTTACGGTGCAGGTGGTGCCAACGGCTTCGGGGGCGCTAACGCCTTCGGTGCCGGCTCCGGTATGCCTAACCCCGGTCAGAAGCCGAATAACTACCTGGTGTGGACCATCTTGTGCTGTGTGCCGATCGGCGCGGTGAGCATCTACTTCTCCACCCGTGTGGATAACTACTGGAATCAGGGTCAGTATGACCAGGCCCTCGATGCCTCCAATAAGGCCAAGTTGTGGGCCATCATCGCAGCTGTCGTGGGGATCATCTTTAGTATTGGCTACGTTATCTTTTCGGTTTCTTATGTCGGGACGCAGTATTAG
- a CDS encoding DUF2752 domain-containing protein translates to MRIAELEGRLAHTALGPVAAAAVTACGCAIIYAADPTTPGGILPVCPTKALFGINCPGCGSLRAIYSLMHFDFASAVDYNALALVGIVLVAWSFLAWIAGMAGKSIPRWERVRGAPYMVGIALLGWFIIRLLPFEPFVNLQV, encoded by the coding sequence ATGCGTATCGCGGAGCTTGAAGGGCGATTAGCCCATACGGCGCTAGGTCCGGTGGCGGCGGCAGCCGTCACCGCCTGCGGATGCGCGATCATTTATGCCGCCGACCCCACCACCCCAGGCGGTATCTTGCCGGTATGTCCCACGAAGGCGTTATTTGGCATCAATTGCCCCGGCTGCGGATCCTTAAGAGCCATCTACTCGCTGATGCACTTCGACTTCGCCTCGGCCGTTGACTACAATGCCCTGGCTTTGGTGGGGATCGTGCTGGTGGCCTGGAGCTTCCTCGCCTGGATCGCAGGGATGGCGGGAAAGAGCATTCCCCGATGGGAGCGGGTGCGCGGGGCACCTTACATGGTGGGAATAGCCCTTCTGGGCTGGTTTATCATCAGGCTTCTACCGTTCGAACCATTCGTGAATTTGCAAGTTTGA
- the rplJ gene encoding 50S ribosomal protein L10, with translation MANPKNAASLAELKVRFAEANALVLTEYRGLTVAQTTELRRALGTDVQYSVAKNTLLKLAAKEAGVEGLDDLLTGPTAVAFIKGEAVDAAKALKKFASDNKVLVVKGGYMDGNALSASQVDAIAELDNRETTLAKLAGAMKGNLAKAAGLFNAPASQVARLAAALQEKKEG, from the coding sequence ATGGCAAACCCAAAGAACGCTGCTTCTCTGGCAGAACTTAAGGTTCGTTTCGCAGAGGCTAACGCTCTCGTGCTGACCGAGTACCGCGGCCTGACCGTGGCTCAGACCACCGAGCTGCGTCGTGCTCTTGGTACTGATGTCCAGTACTCCGTCGCCAAGAACACCCTTCTCAAGCTGGCTGCTAAGGAAGCTGGCGTCGAGGGCCTTGACGATCTCCTTACCGGCCCGACCGCTGTCGCTTTCATCAAGGGCGAGGCTGTTGACGCTGCTAAGGCACTGAAGAAGTTCGCTTCTGACAATAAGGTTCTCGTAGTCAAGGGTGGCTACATGGATGGCAACGCTCTGAGCGCATCTCAGGTTGACGCCATCGCCGAGCTGGACAACCGCGAGACCACTCTCGCAAAGCTGGCTGGCGCCATGAAGGGCAACTTGGCAAAGGCCGCTGGCCTGTTCAACGCTCCTGCTTCCCAGGTCGCTCGCCTTGCTGCAGCGCTCCAGGAGAAGAAGGAAGGTTAA
- the rplL gene encoding 50S ribosomal protein L7/L12, with product MAKLTKDELIEAFKEMTLIELSEFVKEFEEVFEVTAAAPVAVAAAGAAAPGAAAEEEKDEFDVVIEDAGAKKIGVIKVVREIVSGLGLKEAKELVESAPKAILEGVSKDDAEAAKAKLEEAGAKVTLK from the coding sequence ATGGCTAAGCTCACCAAGGACGAGCTCATTGAGGCTTTCAAGGAGATGACCCTGATCGAGCTCTCCGAGTTCGTCAAGGAATTCGAAGAGGTCTTCGAGGTTACCGCTGCTGCTCCGGTCGCTGTTGCTGCCGCTGGCGCTGCTGCTCCTGGCGCTGCTGCTGAGGAAGAGAAGGACGAGTTCGACGTCGTCATCGAGGACGCTGGCGCTAAGAAGATCGGCGTCATCAAGGTTGTCCGCGAGATCGTCTCCGGCCTGGGCCTGAAGGAAGCTAAGGAGCTCGTCGAGTCCGCTCCTAAGGCTATCCTCGAGGGTGTCTCCAAGGACGACGCTGAGGCTGCAAAGGCTAAGCTCGAGGAGGCTGGCGCAAAGGTTACCCTCAAGTAA